From the genome of Gemmatimonas phototrophica, one region includes:
- the rplC gene encoding 50S ribosomal protein L3, with the protein MIGIIGKKLGMTQLFNEQGQQVPCTVVEATPNPVVKVMTKDQAGFASVELGYGAQRTARANKKGERTPKGNRATKAELGHAQKAGLEAAPAVLKSFRLDDAPGKAEVPSYNIGDTISVEIFTPGEKVKVTGTSKGRGFQGVVKRHGFHGGPNTHGNTKHRKPGSIGAGTDPSRVIKGKKMPGQYGNVQHTSLSIRVEKVDAERNLIYLRGSVAGPTNGIVFVRKQG; encoded by the coding sequence ATGATCGGTATCATCGGTAAAAAGCTGGGCATGACCCAGCTGTTCAACGAGCAGGGGCAGCAAGTGCCCTGCACCGTGGTGGAGGCCACGCCCAATCCCGTCGTGAAGGTGATGACGAAGGATCAGGCGGGTTTTGCCTCGGTGGAGCTCGGATATGGTGCGCAGCGCACGGCGCGCGCCAACAAGAAGGGTGAGCGCACGCCCAAGGGCAATCGCGCCACCAAGGCGGAGCTGGGACACGCGCAGAAGGCCGGCCTTGAGGCGGCGCCTGCGGTGCTGAAGAGCTTCCGTCTCGACGACGCGCCCGGCAAGGCCGAGGTGCCGTCGTACAACATCGGCGACACGATTTCCGTGGAAATCTTCACCCCCGGCGAGAAGGTCAAGGTCACCGGTACCAGCAAGGGCCGTGGCTTCCAGGGTGTGGTGAAGCGCCACGGCTTCCATGGCGGTCCGAACACGCACGGTAACACCAAGCACCGCAAGCCTGGCTCCATCGGCGCGGGCACGGATCCGTCGCGCGTGATCAAGGGCAAGAAGATGCCCGGCCAGTATGGCAACGTGCAGCACACGTCTCTCAGCATCCGCGTCGAAAAGGTGGATGCCGAGCGTAACCTCATTTATCTGCGCGGCAGCGTGGCGGGGCCGACGAACGGCATCGTCTTCGTGCGGAAGCAGGGCTGA